The region CCGGCACCTTCCCGCCGCTGGTGGTGCGGATGGTGGCCCTGGGCGAGGAGTCGGGGCGGCTGGACGCCATGGTGGTGCGGGTCGGGGAGGTCCTCGACCGCGAGTTCGAACGCGCGGTGCGCCGCCTGCTGGCCTTCCTCGAGCCGGTGCTGACGCTGGCCCTGGGGGCGCTCGTCGGCTTCATACTGCTGGCGCTCTACCTGCCGATCTTCGGGCTGGGTCGGTCGCTCACCCGTTGAGCGGCACGGCACAGGCCGGGGGTCTCGGTGTATGGCAAGCCGGGCATATAGCCCTGGTACTACATGAGAAAGGAGGACAGGCAATGCAGGACTCGTCTAGAGAAGGTGGCTTCACCTTCGTCGAGCTACTCGCCGTCGTGCTGCTGCTGGGCATCCTGGTCCTGGTGGCGCTGCCCAACTACTTCGGGGCGGAGAACGACGCCAAGGTCGCCGTGGACAACGCCAACGTGCGGGCGATCAACGCGGCCCTGGCGCTGTACCGGTTCAAGAACAACGCCTGCCCGGGCCAGGGGGCCCAGCCGTCCTTTGCCAGCTTCCTGGCGGACACGGCGTACTTCCCGGATGGCAGCCCGGTGGACCCGCGTGATGCAGACGGCACA is a window of Armatimonadota bacterium DNA encoding:
- a CDS encoding prepilin-type N-terminal cleavage/methylation domain-containing protein, with translation MQDSSREGGFTFVELLAVVLLLGILVLVALPNYFGAENDAKVAVDNANVRAINAALALYRFKNNACPGQGAQPSFASFLADTAYFPDGSPVDPRDADGTPDADDYVAAYSASSCRLPASHSHD